The uncultured Carboxylicivirga sp. genomic interval GTTCCACCAGCGGCTATTCATATTAAATCCTGAAGGGATTTATAAATGTTTGAAGGACATTAAGAATAATAGCCTTGTGCGAAGCGCGGGGTGACTATTTGACTAATGATACAACTCCGATAGTGGGTTGAACTATGATATAAAAACAATTTGAACTATTGATTCGCATTTATTATTTGATTGTATATTATTCGAAATTTATGGTCGCTATTGTGCCATAACATTCTTTCACTTGAATTTATTCGTAAAACATCAGAACAGGCTTGTCTGACTTACTTGATATTTCAATGGCCTGACTTTTATTAAACAGGTTCTCGAAAAAATCTTTCTTTTCGCGAAGCACAGCCACCAGATCGTAGCCATTTTGGGTGGCATAATTATTTATACCATCTGTAATATCTGATGCTTTAATGGTTCTTACCACCAACTTGTTGTAGTTTACTTTATCAAGAATTTCTTTGCCGACATTAATGGTGTCAAATTTTTCGATTTCGTCGGCTGTGGCAATATGAAGCAGGGTTACCTTTGCATTAAATACCTCTGCAATGGAAGTTAATTTCTGCAATTTAGGTATATCAACTTCCAGGAAGTTGGATGCATAAAGTATTTTCGTAAAAGGTTGATAATGATAGTCGCCTGGCAACCTTAAAATAGGACATTCTGCTACCTGCGAAAACTTATCAAAAAAGGTAATTAACGAAATATCCTGTCGATAATTATCATCGGCCAGAACAATCATATAAGTATCTTGCTCTTTCGATTTTTGCTCAACCAAATGGTCAAGTGTTCCGGTTTGTACTTTTAAATTGATAAAAACATCGCGCGTTAAAGCTTTTAAGTTATCTATAACCTCTTTGGCTTTATTTTCCTGTGTCTCCAGGTATTGATAAAATTGGTTGGCTTCCTCCATGCTGGGAACCGGGTTCATTCCGGTGGGAATGCTCACCATACTCGGATCTGACACTAATATAAGCTCCAGATCTTTGTCTAATTTGTTACCTAACTTAACCAAGGCTTTGGTTGCTTCTTCGATGTTTTCGGTAGTTTGAATAAACTCTATTATCTTCTTTTTCATGATGTAAGTGTTTAATTTATTATTGTTTGCTATAAATAGTTCAAATACCATTCTACAAATACCAATAAATTATACATCTCACACACCACCTCTATATCCTACTTGTTTACTGCATGTTATAAACAGAAATATTTTTTAGTCCTTTTACCAATTTGTAAAAGTGTGGTTAATTTTCAGCAATAATCGTAGAGATAAGTTGTTGAGTTTGTTCCACAGTTACTTATGTGTGGATACAAAAAAGCAGAGCTCCTTCAATTATATAAAGAGATCTGCTTTTTTATAAACGGTTATTCTTTTAGTTAATTTGTGCTGTGGCGTTTCATCAATTTAATAAGGTATGATCTTATCAGGTTCTGAAAGTACT includes:
- a CDS encoding universal stress protein: MKKKIIEFIQTTENIEEATKALVKLGNKLDKDLELILVSDPSMVSIPTGMNPVPSMEEANQFYQYLETQENKAKEVIDNLKALTRDVFINLKVQTGTLDHLVEQKSKEQDTYMIVLADDNYRQDISLITFFDKFSQVAECPILRLPGDYHYQPFTKILYASNFLEVDIPKLQKLTSIAEVFNAKVTLLHIATADEIEKFDTINVGKEILDKVNYNKLVVRTIKASDITDGINNYATQNGYDLVAVLREKKDFFENLFNKSQAIEISSKSDKPVLMFYE